In Fulvia fulva chromosome 8, complete sequence, the DNA window GCCCACCAACTGGAGATCTATCGCATGCTGATCATCAAGCATCTTCTTCATCTGCTCTCGTGAGCGCACCCCTCCATTCTCCGCGACTTCTTCGCCATACCTTAGACTCTTCACCAGCTGTCTGTCGACCACTGTCAAAGAGCGAAGCCATTTGGCGAGCTGACTGTACGAGAAGAACATCCTGAAGAACACCGCGCCGGTGTAGAAGACCTTGCTGGCCTCTGCGCGAATTTGGCGACTGACTGCCAATAATGGAGGCGGCTTGTATTTCTTGGATATGTGGTAGCCGAGATAGCTTGCGGGGGCGTGGTCAGGGTCCCCATCAAGAATACGTTTAGTTCTTTCGGCCCTAGGCTGTGGCCACAGAACGAGCTCGTAGATGTAGATGCGAAGTTAGGCAGGCAGGCGGAAAAGAGGGCATTGCACCGCCTGTGATGGCGAAGTAGCTTTTGTCATTGCTTGCAAACAATGTCAGTGTGGCGTTGGCGGCACAGGAGAGGAACACATACAGGCCATGCAGCAGTGTGCTGATTGAAGCGCGTTCACGGTATTATCAAGATGTGGCAGACTCGAGTTTGGTGAGCATGGCTGTGTGGTGTTGAAGTTCGGGGTGAAGGTGAGGAAGATTGATGCAAGTGATGCCAGGGAAGATGGCGCGAGGGAGCTATGACCCGCATGGTCCCCTGCAGCCGTTGTGGCGCGAATGCATGTGATTTCGAGATCATGAGGCAAGTACGCAATGTCCACTATCTTATTCTCAGAACTTCTGCTCGTGGCTATGTATCGTGGCATCGCCGTCCCAGGTATGTGAGCAGATAAGTCTCCGGAGCCCGCAGGCGCCATTCACCACCTGACGTAGCTGCCTCCAAGTTCTGCGCTGCCTATGACAGATTTCACCTCCCCGGCCTTGTCACTTCGCATTGTCGATCAGCTTGAACATCTCCGCATGTCTCTTATCTCCTTCGTGGCCAGATCATGGTGGCAGTGTTTCTACTCGGCCTCGTCGAGCAGCCCTTCTACCCTCGCATACCTCCAGCCTTCAGCTTCCCGACCGTCCTTTATCGCAATCTTGAGGAGGCTCCTGTGCTCAAAGCGCGCAATGTCGTCGGATTCAAGATCGTTGATGACTTCAGCCTGCGACCGCAACGGAGGGACCTCCTCAGCTACGAACCCTTTCACCAGTTGCCTATCCACAGTTGCCAACGAAGACAGCCAGCTGATAATGATCTTTTGTGTGGTTATATCATGGCCATATCGAAAGAAAATGGCGCTACTGTAGAACAGTTTGCTTGCCTCGCTGCGAATCTGGCGATTGACCGCTAACACCGGAGGTGGCTCGTACTTGCTCGTCAAGTGGTAGCCCTTCTTattaagcgtagcgaccgagcgctagccacaccggagtacgagcttgcgagtacgtaggtgaggcGTCAGCGAGGGAGTGAAGCTCTATTGTACCAGCCCTCAACTAGCCTTGGCGCCCGCTCTGATTGGTCAACTTTCAAGTTttagggtcacgtgacctaccgcattgtgcctgttggcgaactcgcaaacatatactcgtcgctaacgcctatgtcgtcctataataagcactgtacgtcgggtagcggtagcgtggatcgcacgctactttgcagtctagaagggttggtagagagctccactccgctacgcttacctttggaggctcacaaccgccaacagcacattttTTCGGATTGCAAATTGGTTGCTCAAGGTCGAGTCATAGTAAGTCTGGCGATACCTGTACAAAATTGGCTGAGGCCACAGCACAAGCTCGTAGATGTAGAGGCGCAGCTCGGCAGGAAGGCGCAGTAGATGGCAAGGGGCCGCCTCGAGTGGTGTGGCTGTCATCGTGTGCTTGTTTGCTGCTGCTGGTCATCAACCGACACTCAATTCGTGTGAGAAATTAGGTGATGACATACCTGTCGTAGAGTGGTTTGAGGCCTTTGTGATGTTGCGACTGCTGTGTGGCTGGTTGGTGTGTTGCTGCTGTTTGGCAGGTTTGTGTTTCGCTGCCAAAGTATTGGCCTAAGTCGAGCTACGTGGCGCGAGTGTTGTCAGTTTGGCAGAAGTTGGCAGTGGTGAGGTATGTGATTCAGAGGAGAGAGAATAATCGGCGCGATGAAGCTTTGACCTCGCAAGAGTCATGATCCTTGCACCTTCCGCGTGCACAGGCAGGATTTGCATGTGACACTCTCACTTCATGCCATTGTTTTGGACTTATATGTTCTACCATTTCCTTTCATCATATGTCATTCCCTCCTGCACTTCTTTCACCCTCTAAGAATCAGCAGGCTTAGCATGCGCCTTTGCGAGTCTGTTGCTCTCCGCCTCTGCCTTCTTCATTTGGCCTGTGATCTTTGGAGCATTCGGGTTGGCAGCTGGGTACGGCTTGTTCAAAGCCTCCGAGTTCGTGTGTACGACCTCCTTGACAATCTTGCCGAGATCCTGCTTTTCCTTCCAGATGTCGGTCTTCTCGTTCAGGGCGGTGACGAGCTTGTCGCAGGCTGTGACGGGCTAGAACGCAGAGATTAGTGAGGAGGCGAGTAGGATGGGGCAAGGGTAGGAGTATACTCACAATGTTTGCGGCATTGCTGAGTTCGAGCTGGGCTCCGTCATCGTAGAAGTCGGGGATGTCAGATGGTGCCTCCTTGGCGGCTTTCACGACTGCATCGCGGGCAGCTTCGATTTCCTGGAGGGTGCATCAGTGACCACTTCTTTTGGTGGGATGATGGCACAATCTTACCTTGTACTTCTCATCCAACTCATCCCCCTCATTCGTCTCATCCAGAATCTGGGTAATGGAGTGCGTGTTCTCCGCCAGAGTTCTGAAGAGCTCTTCCCACTTGTCGGCCATGATGTATGATGTGTCTAGGGGTAGATAGATCGCTATGATGAAAGTTTGGATTTACAACGGGAATGAGATTGAAAGTGGGATGGATGGTAAAGGCAAGCGGTCAAGTGCACATCTGTCCTTGGTGGACCTCGTCGTCATGAGGGGTCTAGGCGATGTCGATCTCGGCACAAACGTGTATAAAGTTTGGGGCTACTGCAGGTGTACCGGTCTGTGGGAGAGCTCGTGGCATTGAATGGCAGCATTGCAAGGGGAGGTATGTGGAGATTCTCCTTGCTTCGACTCCGAGCTGATTGCTGACCTTCGACTGTGGATAACAGGCAAGGCGTTGCCGCTACCCAGCCCGGGTGCACGAAACACTTCTACCTACGGTATACCCCCGGCTCCATCCGCCAAAGACGGAAGATTGTGCGGTAGATACGGGCAGCCTGTATTATGTGCTTGATTCCCAACCGTCAAAATACCTTCCGGACCTCGATAAGCAGCATCGCACACCCAACAAAACTCATATCCACAGAATCCGCCTGTCCCGAGAAGAAAGAAAGGTCAGCACAATCCCACCATCATCGTCACCAAGCAAACTTACACGTCATATGATCGCAGCCTTCATTCTTCTCGATATGAATCGTGCACCCGGGACACTGCCTTGAGCTCCGCTTGAGATAATCATCCGTAGCCTGCCGCTCCTTCCTCTGAGTCTCCAGCTCGGCTTGATACTCCGTGCAGCTTTGACCCGTGTGCATAGGCATCTCGCAGGGAACGCAATACTCACTGCCACAAGCGCGGCAGCGGAAGATGGAGGTTTCTTTGGCAGTGATGTGTTCGTGTCCATAGCTGCAGTTCGCTTTGTGGCAGGATCGGTAGTACTCGGACTTCGCCATTGCTTCGTTGAAGGCTTTGTCGAGGTATCTGGTCCGAAGTTAGCGGGTGGGTGTCTTGTTTGGTGTTATGGCGATGTACTTGTTGTATGTCTCTCGGCTGGCGAGACACCTGATGTCCGGCTCCTGTAGCGTTCTGTTGCACTCGGCACATGTGACGCGATCTGTGGGCAGGTCTGTGACTTGCGAATCGATGGACTGCTGCCAGCAGGCTGAGCATATGCTACCATTATGTTCACAATCTTGATGTATGAAGTTCGGCATATCATCGACCTTGACGCTCTCACCACAGACACCGCAGTCACGTTTCTGCGCTTGTCTCAAAATCCTGTCATCTGTCAACAACACACTTCAGACGCGTGGTAGGTCCATCGCTCACTCCTCACAAGCCATATCGCTTCCATAGCACTCCATGAACTCGAGCGGGAGTATGCCGTCGCAGTCCAGGCAAGGCACTCTCTCGATATCGTGGGTGTCAATCGCAACGTCCAGATATGTTCGTATACAAGCATCGCACGATGTCGTGCAGTGACTCCACATCATGTCCCATGGGAACGCTCCGGTAGGTTTGGTCTCTGCACAGATATAGCATTCTTGCGTCAGGGCACCGAATAGGCGATCGATGCTCTCGCCCAGGCCAAACAGAAATATCGCGTCCATTTCACCCTGCGCCGTGCTTTTGGGGCTATCCAAAGCTTCAAGACTGAAAGTAAAGGTGTCTTCCGTTGATAATGGTTGCAGGACGTACGAACCCTCTCCAGCTCATTATGTGTGTGATGACCAGGATGGGTTCTTTCATTACCGTGATGCATGTCTCACTATCGGCAGTGTCTGACATCGCCTCTCAAGGTGCCAGGAGCCGTTCCAGATGTTGAGACGTCTCTTCCATGCTCAGTCAGATTGTCTGGGGCTGAACTGAGTCGTGGTTGATATGCTGTGCCAGCTGCACATCCCGTGTCTTCCCGGGGGTGCAGTTCACCTTGGATATGTAGCAATCAGCCAGATATTTTCCAAACACTTCCAGCCCCATACCTATGCACATCTCAACAAAGAAAAAATGCGCTCCAAGATATCAACCAACGTTATCAGAAGCCACTTCCTTGCTCCTTTCCGGGGTATATACCATAATCTCCTTATGTTACAGCTATTTGAAAACCATCACTCATATTACCATCATGCGTTATCAACCATTGCTTGTAGTGTCCGGAGCCAGACCAGAATCAAAAGATCCACCTATTCACAAAGCCAGACCAGTCCCATCACCAGTCCATCTGTACAGCGCGAGCACCTCGCGTCTCCGAAGTTGTTGCTCGCCGAAGTCTTCTGTCATGCGGCCTTTGACTTGTGCCAAGGCTGATCGCATCACTTTTCGGAAATTCCTCTGCAAGTGACATGTCAGTAGATAGTAGATAGAGGGTGGGGGAAGGGTCACGCACCTGATACTCGGTATTGAGAGTCACCACGCATGCCTCGTGGGCTCTCACGATCGTCTCGCAGGCCTTGACGACGCTTGGACTTGCTTCGCCTTGGAGTTTGTCGGCCATGAGTAGTAAGAGGAAGGATCCTTGAAGCAGGTAAATGCCGAAGAAAAACGGCATGAAGCTCAGGTCAGGGTCGTAGTCTAGAATGTCGTTGATTGCTTCCGCAGCAGACACAGCATGGCCAGTCGCTGAGATGAAGCTCTGCGATGAAATCCACAGATCATTGTCGTCCAGCAGCGATATCGGATCCCACTTTCCGTTCACCAGGATGTGCAGAGTATGCATCAGATGTGTACCATAGGCCAGGACAATCTTAGTCTGGAGAATGGCTTCGGTCATGCGCTGCTGGTTCGAATTTGTCGTTGCGACAGAGTGCGGACTTGTCACGTCTGTGTGGCCTTCTCCATCGGTGGGCGGCTTCGGGTCTTGCTTGGGGATGTTACGAGCCTCGAACTCCTGCAAGCTTCGTCCATATGCCTCGAGCTGCCTCGTGATTTCGGCGGCTTGATCGTCCCAGTCTGAGCTACTCTTGAATCGCAGTCCAAAGCGAGGATGATTTCGAGCAT includes these proteins:
- a CDS encoding E3 ubiquitin-protein ligase HEL1; this encodes MPNFIHQDCEHNGSICSACWQQSIDSQVTDLPTDRVTCAECNRTLQEPDIRCLASRETYNKYLDKAFNEAMAKSEYYRSCHKANCSYGHEHITAKETSIFRCRACGSEYCVPCEMPMHTGQSCTEYQAELETQRKERQATDDYLKRSSRQCPGCTIHIEKNEGCDHMTCGFCGYEFCWVCDAAYRGPEGILTVGNQAHNTGCPYLPHNLPSLADGAGGIP